Proteins from a single region of Budorcas taxicolor isolate Tak-1 chromosome 11, Takin1.1, whole genome shotgun sequence:
- the PNPT1 gene encoding polyribonucleotide nucleotidyltransferase 1, mitochondrial, whose translation MAACRHCCSCLRLRPLGDGPLRLPGRDRTLTQLQVRALWGGIGPRSVAVDLGSRKLEISSGKLARFADGSAVVQSGDTAVMVTAVSKTKPSPSQFMPLVVDYRQKAAAAGRIPTNYLRREIGSSDKEILTSRVIDRSIRPLFPAGYFYDTQILCNLLAVDGVNEPDVLAINGASVALSLSDIPWNGPIGAVRIGMIDGECVVNPTRKEMANSTLNLVVTGAPKSQIVMLEASAENILQQDFCHAIKVGVKHTQQIIQGIQQLVKENGVTKRTPQKLFIPSPEIVKHAHKLAMEKLYTVFTDHEHDKISRDEAINKIRLDTEEQLKEKFPEVDSCEIIESFNVATKDVFRSIILNEYKRCDGRDLTSLRNINCEVDMFKILHGSSLFQRGQTQVLCTVTFDSLESNFKSDRIITAINGIKDKNFMLHYEFPPYATNEIGKVTGINRRELGHGALAERALYPVIPKDFPFTIRVTSEVLESNGSSSMASACGGSLALMDAGVPISSAVAGVAIGLVTKNNPDKGEIEDYRLLTDILGIEDYHGDMDFKIAGTSKGITALQADIKLPGIPIKIVMEAIQQASVAKKEILQIMNKTISKPRASRKENGPVVETVQVPLSKRAKFVGPGGYHLKKLQAETGVTISQVDEETFSIFAPTPSAMHEARDFITDICKDDQEQQLEFGAVYTATITEIRDTGVMVKLYPNMTAVLLHNTQLDQRKIKHPSALGLEVGQEIQVKYFGRDPADGRMRLSRKVLQSPATTVVKTLNDRSSIVMGESVSQSSSNSSR comes from the exons aaaattagaaatatcctCTGGAAAACTGGCCAGATTTGCAGATGGCTCTGCTGTAGTACAG TCAGGTGACACTGCAGTGATGGTCACAGCAGTCAGTAAAACAAAACCTTCACCTTCCCAATTCATGCCTTTGGTG GTTGACTATAGACAGAAGGCTGCTGCAGCAGGTAGGATTCCCACAAACTATCTCAGAAGAGAGATTGGATCTTCTGATAAAGAAATTCTTACAAGTCGAGTAATAG ATCGTTCAATTAGACCTCTCTTTCCAGCTGGCTACTTTTATGATACACAG ATCCTTTGTAATCTGTTAGCAGTAGATGGTGTTAATGAACCTGATGTCCTGGCAATTAATGGTG cttctgTAGCCCTCTCATTATCAGATATTCCTTGGAATGGACCTATTG ggGCAGTACGAATAGGAATGATTGATGGAGAATGTGTAGTTAACCCAACACGAAAAGAAATGGCTAACAGTACTTTAAATTTAGTGGTTACTGGAGCACCTAAAAGTCAGATTG tcATGTTGGAAGCCTCTGCAGAGAATATTTTACAGCAGGACTTTTGCCATGCTATCAAAGTGGGAGTAAAACATACACAACAAATAATTCAGGGCATCCAGCAGTTGGTAAAAGAAAATGGTGTTACCAAGAGGACACCTCAGAAGTTATTCATCCCTTCGCCAGAGATTGTCAAACACGCTCATAA ACTCGCCATGGAAAAACTCTACACAGTTTTTACAGATCATGAACATGATAAA ATTTCCAGAGATGAAGCTATTAATAAGATTAGATTAGATACAGAGGAACAACTAAAAg AAAAATTTCCAGAGGTTGATTCCTGTGAAATAATAGAATCCTTCAATGTTGCTACAAAGGATGTTTTTAGAAGTATTATTTTGAATGAGTACAAAAG GTGTGACGGTCGAGATTTGACTTCACTTAGGAATATAAATTGTGAGGTAGATATGTTTAAAATTCTTCACGGATCGTCATTATTTCAGAGGGGACAGACACAG gtgcTTTGTACTGTTACATTTGATTCATTAGAATCCAATTTTAAGTCAGACCGAATTATAACAGCTATAAA TgggataaaagataaaaatttcatGCTACACTATGAG tttCCTCCCTATGCAACTAATGAAATTGGCAAAGTCACTGGTATAAATAGAAGAGAACTTGGGCATG gTGCTCTTGCTGAGAGAGCTCTGTATCCCGTTATTCCTAAAGATTTTCCTTTCACCATAAGAGTCACATCGGAAGTACTAGAGTCAAATG gGTCATCTTCTATGGCATCCGCATGTGGTGGAAGTTTAGCCTTAATGGATGCAG GAGTTCCAATTTCATCTGCTGTGGCAGGTGTGGCAATAGGATTGGTCACCAAAAACAATCCTGACAAAGGTGAAATAGAAGACTATCGTTTGCTGACAGATATTCTG gGGATTGAAGATTACCATGGTGACATGGATTTCAAAATAGCTGGCACTTCTAAAGGAATAACTGCATTGCAG GCTGACATCAAATTACCTGGAATACCAATAAAAATTGTAATGGAGGCCATTCAGCAAGCCTCAG tgGCAAAAAAGGAGATATTACAGATAATGAACAAAACTATTTCAAAACCTCGAGcatctagaaaagaaaatggaccTGTTGTAG AAACTGTTCAGGTTCCGTTATCAAAACGAGCAAAATTTGTTGGACCGGGtggatatcatttaaaaaaacttcAGGCTGAAACAG gagTCACTATTAGCCAGGTAGATGAAGAAACATTTTCTATCTTTGCACCAACACCTAGTGCCATGCATGAAGCAAGAGACTTCATTACTGATATCTGCAAAGATGAT CAAGAGCAGCAGTTAGAATTTGGAGCAGTGTACACTGCCACAATAACTGAAATCAG AGACACTGGAGTAATGGTTAAACTCTATCCAAATATGACTGCAGTACTGCTTCACAACACACAACTTGATCAACGAAAG ATTAAACATCCCAGTGCTTTAGGATTAGAAGTTGGCCAAGAAATTCAG GTGAAATACTTTGGACGTGATCCAGCTGATGGAAGAATGAGGCTTTCTCGTAAAGTGCTCCAGTCTCCAGCTACAACTGTTGTCAAAACTTTAAATGACAGAAGTAGTATTGTAATGGGAGAATCTGTTTCACAGTCATCATCTAATTCTTCccggtga